Proteins encoded together in one Ipomoea triloba cultivar NCNSP0323 chromosome 4, ASM357664v1 window:
- the LOC116014834 gene encoding bifunctional protein FolD 4, chloroplastic-like isoform X2, whose product MAATTTSSMALMKMMRFTDSSPSSTAAVSARVLPFRNPGRLHFQLGSTFRRTITTHRDSISSSNSATAFCCSSAVTVTAESSFNVIDGKKVSKEIKEEICAEIAEMKDAIGVVPGLAVILVGERKDSATYVRNKKKACEAVGIKSYEVCLPENSTEEEVLKHISSFNDDPSVHGILVQLPLPSHMNEQNILNAVCIEKDVDGFHPLNIGRLAMRGREPLFVPCTPKGCIELLHRYDIGIKGKRAVVIGRSNIVGMPAALLLQREDATVSIVHSRTKDPEEITKQADIIIAAVGQPNMVRGSWIKPGAVIIDVGINPVEDTTNPRGYRLVGDVCYEEASKVASAITPVPGGVGPMTIAMLLSNTLISAKRIHNLK is encoded by the exons ATGGCCGCAACGACGACGTCCTCCATGGCTCTCATGAAGATGATGAGGTTCACCGACTCCTCTCCGTCGTCAACCGCTGCCGTGTCAGCTAGAGTCCTTCCGTTTAGAAATCCCGGCCGCCTTCATTTCCAGCTTGGCTCCACTTTCCGGAGGACGATCACCACTCACAGAGATTCAATTTCTTCTTCGAACTCCGCCACCGCTTTTTGCTGCTCATCCGCCGTTACCG TGACGGCTGAGTCCTCTTTCAATGTTATTGATGGGAAAAAGGTCTCGAAAGAAATCAAAGAAGAAATATGTGCTGAAATAGCGGAGATGAAGGATGCTATAGGAGTTGTCCCTGGTCTGGCAGTTATCCTGGTTGGGGAAAGGAAGGATTCTGCAACTTATGTGCGCAACAAGAAAAAGGCGTGTGAAGCTGTGGGGATCAAGTCATACGAAGTGTGCTTACCTGAAAATTCAACGGAAGAGGAAGTGCTTAAGCATATTTCCAGCTTCAATGATGATCCCTCAGTTCATGGCATTCTTGTTCAGTTGCCTCTACCTTCG cATATGAATGAGCAGAACATTTTGAATGCTGTTTGCATTGAGAAGGATGTTGATGGATTCCACCCATTGAACATTGGTCGTCTGGCCATGCGGGGTAGAGAACCATTGTTTGTTCCCTGCACGCCAAAGGGATGCATCGAGTTGCTGCATAGGTATGATATTGGAATCAAGGGAAAACGAGCTGTTGTCATTGGCCGGAGTAATATTGTTGGAATGCCTGCTGCTCTGCTTCTGCAA AGGGAAGATGCTACTGTCAGTATCGTGCATTCCAGAACAAAGGACCCTGAGGAAATTACAAAACAAGCGGATATCATAATTGCAGCCGTGGGGCAGCCAAACATGGTCCGAGGTAGCTGGATCAAGCCTGGCGcagttatcattgacgttggAATTAATCCAGTTGAG GACACTACAAATCCCCGAGGCTATCGACTTGTAGGGGATGTTTGCTACGAGGAGGCCAGCAAGGTTGCTTCAGCTATTACTCCGGTTCCTGGAGGAGTTGGGCCAATGACTATAGCTATGCTTCTCTCCAACACACTAATATCAGCAAAGCGAATTCACAACTTGAAATGA
- the LOC116014834 gene encoding bifunctional protein FolD 4, chloroplastic-like isoform X1 — MAATTTSSMALMKMMRFTDSSPSSTAAVSARVLPFRNPGRLHFQLGSTFRRTITTHRDSISSSNSATAFCCSSAVTASVTAESSFNVIDGKKVSKEIKEEICAEIAEMKDAIGVVPGLAVILVGERKDSATYVRNKKKACEAVGIKSYEVCLPENSTEEEVLKHISSFNDDPSVHGILVQLPLPSHMNEQNILNAVCIEKDVDGFHPLNIGRLAMRGREPLFVPCTPKGCIELLHRYDIGIKGKRAVVIGRSNIVGMPAALLLQREDATVSIVHSRTKDPEEITKQADIIIAAVGQPNMVRGSWIKPGAVIIDVGINPVEDTTNPRGYRLVGDVCYEEASKVASAITPVPGGVGPMTIAMLLSNTLISAKRIHNLK, encoded by the exons ATGGCCGCAACGACGACGTCCTCCATGGCTCTCATGAAGATGATGAGGTTCACCGACTCCTCTCCGTCGTCAACCGCTGCCGTGTCAGCTAGAGTCCTTCCGTTTAGAAATCCCGGCCGCCTTCATTTCCAGCTTGGCTCCACTTTCCGGAGGACGATCACCACTCACAGAGATTCAATTTCTTCTTCGAACTCCGCCACCGCTTTTTGCTGCTCATCCGCCGTTACCG CTTCAGTGACGGCTGAGTCCTCTTTCAATGTTATTGATGGGAAAAAGGTCTCGAAAGAAATCAAAGAAGAAATATGTGCTGAAATAGCGGAGATGAAGGATGCTATAGGAGTTGTCCCTGGTCTGGCAGTTATCCTGGTTGGGGAAAGGAAGGATTCTGCAACTTATGTGCGCAACAAGAAAAAGGCGTGTGAAGCTGTGGGGATCAAGTCATACGAAGTGTGCTTACCTGAAAATTCAACGGAAGAGGAAGTGCTTAAGCATATTTCCAGCTTCAATGATGATCCCTCAGTTCATGGCATTCTTGTTCAGTTGCCTCTACCTTCG cATATGAATGAGCAGAACATTTTGAATGCTGTTTGCATTGAGAAGGATGTTGATGGATTCCACCCATTGAACATTGGTCGTCTGGCCATGCGGGGTAGAGAACCATTGTTTGTTCCCTGCACGCCAAAGGGATGCATCGAGTTGCTGCATAGGTATGATATTGGAATCAAGGGAAAACGAGCTGTTGTCATTGGCCGGAGTAATATTGTTGGAATGCCTGCTGCTCTGCTTCTGCAA AGGGAAGATGCTACTGTCAGTATCGTGCATTCCAGAACAAAGGACCCTGAGGAAATTACAAAACAAGCGGATATCATAATTGCAGCCGTGGGGCAGCCAAACATGGTCCGAGGTAGCTGGATCAAGCCTGGCGcagttatcattgacgttggAATTAATCCAGTTGAG GACACTACAAATCCCCGAGGCTATCGACTTGTAGGGGATGTTTGCTACGAGGAGGCCAGCAAGGTTGCTTCAGCTATTACTCCGGTTCCTGGAGGAGTTGGGCCAATGACTATAGCTATGCTTCTCTCCAACACACTAATATCAGCAAAGCGAATTCACAACTTGAAATGA